A window of the Paraburkholderia sp. ZP32-5 genome harbors these coding sequences:
- a CDS encoding isocitrate lyase/PEP mutase family protein codes for MTTTSATRRAAFRAKVNQRQGLLVPGAFNAMSARVIEEAGFEACYITGAGVTNMSLGLPDLGFIGLAEVAEHCARIRDAVALPLIVDADTGFGNALNVRQTVRVLERSGADVIQFEDQVMPKKCGHFSGKEVVTASEMVGKIRAAVDAREDANLQIMARTDAAAVHGIEDAIERGHRFIEAGADILFIEATESLADIERLPSLFDTPQLINIVIGGKTPVQSRDALAKLGYGIVLYANAALQGAVLGMQRALGTLKSNGRLDEDPTIVAPFSERQRIVNKPLYDRLDKEYAAKD; via the coding sequence ATGACCACCACTTCCGCCACCCGTCGCGCCGCGTTCCGCGCCAAGGTCAACCAGCGTCAGGGCCTGCTCGTGCCCGGCGCGTTCAATGCGATGAGCGCGCGCGTGATCGAGGAGGCCGGTTTCGAGGCCTGCTATATCACCGGTGCGGGCGTCACCAATATGTCGCTCGGGCTGCCCGATCTCGGCTTCATCGGTCTCGCCGAGGTCGCCGAACACTGCGCGCGGATTCGCGATGCGGTCGCGCTGCCGCTGATCGTCGATGCCGACACCGGCTTCGGCAACGCGCTGAACGTGCGCCAGACCGTGCGCGTGCTCGAGCGCAGCGGCGCGGACGTGATCCAGTTCGAAGACCAGGTGATGCCGAAGAAATGCGGCCATTTTTCCGGTAAGGAGGTGGTCACCGCCAGTGAGATGGTCGGCAAGATCCGCGCGGCCGTCGATGCGCGCGAAGACGCGAACCTGCAGATCATGGCGCGCACCGACGCGGCGGCCGTGCACGGCATCGAGGACGCGATCGAGCGCGGTCATCGCTTCATCGAGGCGGGCGCCGACATTCTGTTTATCGAAGCGACCGAGTCGCTTGCCGATATCGAGCGTCTGCCATCGCTGTTCGACACGCCGCAGTTGATCAATATCGTGATCGGCGGCAAGACGCCGGTGCAGTCGCGCGATGCGCTCGCGAAGCTCGGCTACGGCATCGTGCTGTACGCGAACGCGGCGCTGCAGGGCGCGGTGCTCGGCATGCAGCGCGCGCTCGGCACGCTGAAAAGCAACGGACGCCTCGACGAGGACCCGACGATCGTCGCGCCGTTCAGCGAGCGCCAGCGGATCGTCAACAAGCCGCTGTACGACCGGCTGGACAAGGAGTACGCGGCGAAGGACTGA
- a CDS encoding MFS transporter, whose protein sequence is MSGATRSARVGWLPYIVAATFFMEYLDTTVIATALPQMARSFGVGPNSLSLGMTAYMLALAIFIPASGWVADRCGSRTVFVSAISVFTVASVLCGMSQTVPEFIAARLLQGIGGAMMVPVGRLIVVRSTEKSRMMQAISTITWPAVAAPVVGPPIGGFITTYASWRWIFLLNVPFGIAAIAVAMAIVPNLRGTERKPLDGVGLLLSAISLTGLLYGAELASQPATDPWVAGAVVLGGMVVGVIAFFHAKRHPYPLIDVSTLKVPTFSVTVVTGSFTRIGIGAVPYLMPLLFQLGFGLSAFRSGLLLLASAVGNLGMKALTTPILKRYGFRMVSIVDVTIAGVFTIACGLLTPDVPLVFVLIVVFVYGVARSMQFSTLATLAYADIAQPQMSAASTLWSAAAQMTVGLGIAFGAVSLRVAAHLNGEMTGHVFTLDDFRLAFLFAGVLTLVSVIGYRGLARNAGQSVGGGTRGENTAKS, encoded by the coding sequence ATGAGCGGCGCCACCCGCAGCGCGCGCGTCGGCTGGCTGCCTTATATCGTCGCGGCCACCTTCTTCATGGAGTACCTCGACACCACGGTGATCGCCACCGCGCTGCCGCAGATGGCGCGCTCGTTCGGCGTCGGCCCGAACAGCCTGAGCCTCGGCATGACCGCCTATATGCTGGCGCTCGCGATCTTCATCCCGGCGAGCGGCTGGGTCGCCGACCGCTGCGGCAGCCGCACCGTATTCGTCAGCGCGATCAGCGTGTTCACGGTGGCATCGGTGCTGTGCGGCATGTCGCAGACGGTGCCCGAGTTCATCGCGGCGCGGCTGCTGCAAGGCATCGGCGGCGCGATGATGGTGCCGGTCGGGCGCCTGATCGTGGTCCGCAGCACCGAGAAAAGCCGCATGATGCAGGCGATCTCGACGATCACCTGGCCGGCGGTCGCGGCGCCGGTGGTCGGCCCGCCGATCGGCGGCTTCATCACGACCTATGCGTCGTGGCGCTGGATCTTCCTGCTCAACGTACCGTTCGGCATCGCGGCGATCGCCGTCGCAATGGCGATCGTGCCGAACCTGCGCGGCACCGAGCGCAAGCCGCTCGACGGCGTCGGCCTGCTGCTGAGCGCGATCTCGCTGACCGGGCTGCTGTACGGCGCCGAACTCGCGAGCCAGCCGGCTACGGACCCGTGGGTCGCGGGCGCCGTCGTGCTCGGCGGTATGGTCGTCGGCGTGATCGCGTTTTTCCATGCGAAGCGCCATCCGTATCCGCTGATCGATGTTTCCACACTGAAGGTGCCGACGTTCTCGGTGACGGTCGTCACCGGGTCGTTCACGCGCATCGGCATCGGCGCGGTGCCTTATCTGATGCCGCTGCTGTTCCAGCTCGGTTTCGGGCTGTCGGCATTTCGTTCGGGTCTGCTGCTGCTCGCGAGCGCGGTGGGCAATCTCGGCATGAAGGCGCTGACCACGCCGATCCTGAAGCGCTACGGCTTTCGCATGGTGTCGATCGTCGATGTGACGATCGCCGGCGTCTTCACGATCGCGTGCGGACTGCTGACGCCCGACGTGCCGCTCGTCTTCGTGCTGATCGTCGTGTTCGTGTACGGCGTCGCGCGCTCGATGCAGTTTTCGACGCTCGCCACGCTCGCCTACGCCGATATCGCGCAGCCGCAGATGAGCGCGGCCAGCACGCTGTGGAGCGCGGCCGCGCAGATGACGGTCGGCCTCGGCATCGCGTTCGGCGCGGTGTCGCTGCGCGTCGCCGCGCATCTGAACGGCGAGATGACCGGCCACGTGTTCACGCTCGACGACTTCCGCCTCGCGTTCCTGTTCGCCGGCGTGCTGACGCTGGTGTCGGTGATCGGCTACCGGGGGCTCGCGCGCAATGCCGGACAGAGCGTCGGCGGCGGCACGCGCGGCGAGAATACGGCGAAAAGCTGA
- a CDS encoding GNAT family N-acetyltransferase yields the protein MQTGELTISNRHDDLDLDMVYAFLSQETAWAQGMPRDTFERAVAGSLCFGGYVDGRQIAFARVITDEATFAYLCDVFVLPAYRGNGYASALMKHIFASPALASLRRIVLVTTDAHHVYAPHGFTALANPERYMELHRPDVYKTA from the coding sequence ATGCAAACAGGCGAACTGACGATTTCGAACCGTCACGACGATCTCGACCTCGACATGGTCTACGCATTCCTGTCGCAGGAAACGGCGTGGGCACAGGGTATGCCGCGCGACACCTTCGAGCGGGCCGTCGCCGGCTCGCTGTGCTTCGGCGGTTATGTCGATGGCCGGCAGATCGCGTTCGCGCGCGTCATCACCGATGAAGCCACCTTCGCGTACCTATGCGATGTTTTCGTGCTGCCGGCGTATCGCGGCAACGGCTATGCGTCCGCGTTGATGAAGCACATTTTCGCGAGCCCTGCGCTCGCGAGTCTGCGCAGGATCGTGCTGGTCACGACGGATGCGCATCATGTGTACGCGCCGCATGGGTTCACGGCGCTAGCGAATCCGGAGCGATATATGGAGCTGCATCGGCCGGATGTTTATAAAACGGCCTGA